One part of the Proteiniborus sp. DW1 genome encodes these proteins:
- the arcC gene encoding carbamate kinase: protein MEKVVVALGGNALQATGSEATAEAQLEVVKQTTVYLADIIEEGYNLIIAHGNGPQVGRIVIQNEVADSVTPAMPFDVCGAMSQGMIGYHLQQALGDELRSRGIDKPVATIVTQVVVDKDDKAFQNPTKPIGPFYTKEEADKISAEKGYIMVEDSGRGYRRVVASPKPVRIVEIETVKTLVNNNNVVITVGGGGIPVVEENGRLAGAAAVIDKDLASQRLAEDTDADILVILTAVPRVAINFGKPDQKELDRVTTEQMRKYAAEGHFAPGSMLPKVLAAIEFAESRPGRKAVIASLDKAKEALKGESGTIVEA from the coding sequence ATGGAAAAAGTGGTGGTAGCATTAGGAGGAAATGCTTTACAAGCAACAGGAAGTGAAGCTACAGCAGAAGCTCAGCTTGAAGTAGTTAAACAAACAACAGTGTACTTAGCAGACATTATAGAAGAAGGATATAACCTAATAATAGCCCATGGTAATGGACCACAAGTAGGTCGTATAGTTATTCAAAACGAAGTGGCAGATAGCGTGACACCTGCTATGCCATTTGACGTATGTGGAGCAATGAGCCAAGGAATGATAGGCTATCATTTACAACAAGCTTTAGGGGATGAACTTAGAAGCAGAGGAATAGACAAGCCTGTAGCTACTATAGTTACACAGGTAGTAGTAGATAAAGACGATAAAGCATTCCAAAATCCAACTAAACCAATAGGACCATTCTATACAAAAGAAGAAGCTGACAAAATATCAGCAGAAAAAGGGTATATAATGGTAGAAGACTCTGGAAGAGGATATAGAAGAGTAGTAGCTTCACCAAAGCCAGTTAGAATAGTAGAGATAGAGACAGTGAAAACTCTAGTTAATAACAACAATGTAGTCATAACAGTAGGTGGCGGCGGAATTCCAGTAGTAGAAGAAAACGGAAGGTTAGCTGGTGCAGCTGCAGTTATAGACAAAGACCTAGCATCACAAAGACTAGCAGAGGACACAGATGCAGATATACTAGTAATACTTACAGCAGTACCAAGAGTAGCTATCAACTTTGGAAAACCAGACCAAAAAGAATTAGATAGAGTAACAACAGAACAAATGAGAAAATATGCAGCAGAAGGCCACTTTGCACCAGGCAGCATGCTGCCAAAGGTATTGGCAGCTATAGAGTTTGCCGAATCAAGACCAGGTAGAAAGGCAGTCATAGCTTCACTTGATAAGGCTAAAGAAGCTCTAAAAGGTGAGAGTGGAACTATAGTAGAGGCTTAG